A window from Nitrosopumilus adriaticus encodes these proteins:
- a CDS encoding class I SAM-dependent methyltransferase, translating to MDGVRKTFDEWAQNGRAELMEVEHGKNVSKFLQTISFEKPFTFLDVGCGNGWVVKKISKEKNCRKAVGIDKSKKMVIQAKQKKESKKEEFIHTNIESMKYKGKFDFIFSMESIYYADSIDVALKKIFKMLKPGGSFFCGTDFYSDNKATAKWAKIMKIQMHLHSKKEWKEFFKNAGFITKTKQIKDLKSKKKWKREFGTLFIIGTKPQR from the coding sequence ATGGATGGAGTTAGAAAAACCTTTGATGAATGGGCTCAAAATGGAAGAGCGGAATTGATGGAGGTAGAGCACGGAAAGAATGTTTCAAAATTTTTACAAACCATATCATTTGAGAAACCATTTACGTTTCTAGATGTTGGTTGTGGAAATGGATGGGTAGTAAAGAAAATTTCAAAGGAGAAAAATTGCAGAAAGGCAGTAGGCATTGACAAAAGTAAAAAGATGGTCATACAGGCAAAACAAAAAAAAGAGAGTAAGAAAGAAGAATTCATCCATACCAATATAGAATCAATGAAGTACAAAGGGAAGTTTGATTTTATTTTCTCAATGGAATCAATTTATTATGCAGATTCAATTGATGTTGCCTTAAAAAAAATATTTAAAATGTTAAAACCCGGGGGAAGTTTTTTCTGTGGGACTGATTTTTACTCAGACAACAAGGCTACAGCAAAATGGGCAAAGATTATGAAAATACAAATGCATTTGCATTCAAAAAAAGAATGGAAAGAGTTTTTCAAGAATGCGGGGTTTATTACAAAAACAAAGCAAATCAAAGATTTGAAAAGTAAGAAAAAATGGAAACGTGAATTTGGAACATTGTTCATTATAGGCACAAAGCCTCAAAGGTAA